The region gcaattttactgcactttgaatttttttcctcgttttccagtacacgacatggtaaaaccaaaggtgcagttcaaaagtacaactcgtgctgcaaaaaaaacaagccctcacacggccacattgaccaaaaataaaaaaaaattatctctGGGAATATGGAGCAACAAACGGAAATGCAAAAAACCCCGAAAAACCCCAAGGTTGTGCAGGGGTTAATACAATTACGACAATACCAAACTTGTAGAGGTTTTGTTTTAATTTAGTGTtgaaaaattttttgggaaattcgtaatgaaaaaaggaaaaatttgtctccattttttatgagGCCCGTTACGTTTTAGCTTTTACATTGACGGAGCGATATGAGGAATTGCTTCTTTGAGTGATGTTTCTTTTCTTTATCTCATTTTATAATCGTTTTTATTAAACTTAACAAAAGGTAAATGACATCAACAATATTAGAAATATTTAGCTTTTAACCGGGCGAAGGAAAAGAGGGAAGGGGAGAGCGCGCCACCACCTACGACAGTGCAAAAATTTGCGTATTAGGCCAAAGTTCCACAGAGAGCCACCATCAATGTTTTTCTGACCGTATTCTGACAGATTTTCCACGGACACCCTGGGGCCACGTTTATGAAAACCAACTAGTCTTTGTTGCCTAATAGCAACCAAttacagtgcagctttcatttttgAAACCACACTGGCCAAATGAatgctgctctgtgattggttgctatggacaacagacagctttttcattaaaaaaaacatgGAGACGTGTCCTATTCTCATCGGTTTTGTGGACATATAAGTAGATGGGTCAGAAAACAAAGTAGAACGTTGTCCTTTTTATTATGCTAAGAAGCTCCATCCCATGACATATGGGGGGTAAACACGGACACAGGTGACGCAAACAGATGAAAAAACGATGCATTACACGAATTAAAATAAACCCCAAACAGTCCATTTTCTTGTAAAGTGACAGAAATATATgaataaaaacatatataaaaaacaGTTACAACCATCTTGCAACTATTAAATAAAAATTGACCGCATTTCTTTTATTCTATGCTGCTTGCCCTGTCTACGTTCCCTTAAAGGGGAAGCTTTCttcacttaaaggggctgtcccctTTCAACAATTTTTGGCTCGTATGCAGTCGCATGTAAAAACATAAAACTGCGCTTTACTCAACCTCCTGAGTCTCCGCCACTGCCCTGGTTTTTTGTTGATTGGTTGCAGCGGTGACATAACGTTAACATCACTGCAGCCAGTTATTGAGCTCAGCGGCTCGGACGTGTGGAGCTATGGAAACAGAACGGCGTACCCTTCTGGTGCATGTAATATTCATTCATTCAAGCTCTAATTTTTACAGAACAGCACCACTCTTCTCtctggctgtgtctggtattgcatatCAGCATTATTCAGTTTAAGGCCTCAGTCAGACATCGGTTTTGCTCTTGTAGGTTTTTTATTAGTGTGCTGGATCCAATTATCATCCATTTTTCATCTGTGTGTCTGTTTGCGACTCCCGCAAGGGCCACGGGGTACAAAGTCTGGGTTGGGcagttcttcagggggttgtcacgacagcagtgacccggtccatggccctgggcgcgcaataaAATGATGAGGGAAAGTTTATAGGGGGATTAGTTCatggcgccacctgtggtgtttagcaatggatggccgacgctgcttaaggggaccgctggggccgatggtgacgcaactgggatggttctgctccccacaggtggagtggggccccagggctaccggtactgtTAGTACTGTTATAAGGGATCGTGGACGTtgaggtgcaggactgagggtgcgagaaATAACTGaaagacacaagggctgtagttttctttacctttactagaTGGCTGAAGGTGCAGTCCGGGCACGGGTAACAGTTggtaatggagatccgggcagcctggaagcaatttaggatccacctaACCAGGAGGGTTCGGAGGTCTTCCTACTGCACTGTTctgttaggtccttgctgctttaagctctgctcaagttcctctcactgtctgACAGTTAGAATCAAacattacccgcatggcaggccaCTTGAGCATATTACACGTGTTGGTCCTTTGTggcggctctggtatgctgctgtactGCTGGCTGTTaggtgggccaggagacctgcagtctcctgtcctccggatttagctgccgggacttcagtacccagcaaccacggactccggtgtccagtttcTAGCGCTCCGCTCTGGGGTGAACTTGGTTCAGCTCCACTCCCCCAGGGTCTCCTCGActtttcccctctcctctcactctctctctgactcagactaactaactccgcctccaggctagaacttatagggaagcttctctgaaaccgggtgttagagctccccctactggtttgGAGTGAGGAAAAGTGTGGGATGCTaatgttacctggtaaggggacccctccttgcttccaggcatgacatcaccccctgtgagggaggcaatgccactgtggcaaccggactcctggggtgccacacattcaGGCTTGTAAAATTTCCAAGCATTTCCTATCCATTTGACAGTAAAACACAGGCAGCATTCAGATATCACACATACGGCGTCTGCTGTTAATTTTCTCACAGATCCATTGATTTGAATGGGTTCGAGTCtgtgactcataaaaatgaacatgcCTCGGTCCACAAAAAAACCACGGACATGTAAAtagccccatagactgtaatgggaaCGTGTTCTATCGGTGAAAAATGGACTTCCGATGAAGCCTAAGTTTCAGGACTGCAACACCCGtatacagcacttttttttttttttttttttagaaaaatcaaAAACTCCATCAACCACCAAGAAACCTTTGCCCAAACAcctccttaaagagaacctgtcagcaggatttagccctACAAACTAAAGGTATGGCCATAAAGGTGCTGTGATGCTGATTAATATTATACCTAATAtgacacctgctgacagattctctttaaaggggtattaTCATATCAGCCATTTATGCATATCTCGAGGATATGCCATATATGCCTGCTACATGCAGCTCTTGAGGACGGGTACCTGTTTTGTACAGTTCTTATTTATATGCACGGCTCGCCATTCACTTCAGAGTTCTGAAAATTGCTGAGTGAGCGTGCCTGAAGTGAGACCCATTTGATGGCATATTCTTAATGGGTTTTTTTTCGGTTTAGGAAATTCCCTGTCCACAGACTGCAGTTTGCTTAAAAAACAAACAATCAGTATTTTACTACCCTTGTCGAAACCAGCGCTGGTCATCTGCTGCTGCTCCCGTTGTTTGATATTGGATGCAGCCCTGACGTTATTTTGGCagcactgcagctaatcagtgagCTCAGCTACTTTTGCCATGTTGACGGCACAAACAGCTTAGAGCTgctgagctcattgattggctgcagcgctgtctacatgcagggctatgtggggggcagTATACTGTGAGGAGGATTGTGTTGGGCATATGATattgtgtggagggttgtgtggagaccatcatactgtgtggatggttatgGGGGCCGCTATACTGTAtgaagggccatcatactgtgtggagggctgtgtagaagccatcatattgtgtggagggctgtgtggggccatcatattgtgtgaagGGCTgcgtggggccatcatattgtgtggagggctgtgtgggggccatcatattgtgtggagggctttgtgggggccatcatattctgtggagggctgtgtgggggccatcatattgtttggagggctgtgtagaagccatcatattgtgtggaggactgagtgggggccatcatattgtgtggagggctgtgtgggggccatcatactgtgtggagggctgtgtgggggccatcatattgtgtggaggactgtgtgggggccatcatactgtgtggagggctgtgtagaagccatcatattgtgtggagggctgtgtggggggcatcatattgtgtggagggctgtgtgggggccatcatattctgtggagggctgtgtgggggccatcatattgtgtggagggctCTATGGGGGCtatcatattgtgtggagggctgtgtggggaccatcatattgtgtggagggctgtgtggggtccatcatattgtgtggagggctgtgtgggggccatcatactgtgtggagggctgtgtgggggccatcatattgtgtggagggctgtgtgggggccatcatactgtgtggagggctgtgtgggggccatcatattgtgtggagggctctatgggggctatcatactgtgtggagggctgtgtagaagccatcatattgtgtggagggctgtgtgggggcatcatattgtgtggagggctgtgtgggggccatcatattctgtggagggctgtgtggggggtatcatattgtgtggagggctgtgtgggggccatcatattctgtggagggctgtgtggggaccatcatattgtgtggagggctgtgtggggtccatcatattgtgtggagggctgtgtgggggccatcatactgtgtggagggctgtgtgggggccatcatattgtgtggagggctgtgtgggggccatcatactgtgtggagggctgtgtgggggccatcatattgtgtggagggctgtgtgggggccatcatactgtgtggagggctgtgtgggggccatcatattgtgtggagggctctatgggggccatcatactgtgtggagggctgtgtcggACCATCATACTGTGCTGGGGTCACAATGGGGGGTATTATACTTTGCTTGGCGGACTACTGTAGTGACATCATACTTTGCGTGTGGAGGGTACTGCGGAGGAATTCACTCTGGTGGTATCTTATTGTGTTTAGGGAGCACTTtagtttgcatcatactttatgggggccatGAGAGGGGTATCTTAATGCATGGGATCACTAAGGGGCTTCAATAATggcaaaattactttgtaaggtcTTAAAAGTTGTgacatatgctcttctgtgaccccatcGGATATTATTTTGTTTTAGGGTAGGGGGGCCAATtaggacttctgctatggggccccatgatttctatgtacgcccctgcataAAATGTTATATACATATCATGATTGATTCCATTTATTGCACCTCAGTATTGTTCCTAGAGGGGTAGTAACCCAGGTCTTGCTGAATGGTATTATCTGCCTTTCTTGCTATTGGGAAAGCAGGATGAGTCCCAGCTTTTCCAGAATCAGATTTGATATGTAGGATCACTCAGCCAGCGGAGGCTCTGAGGACACCAGCTCATACAGTACTATAGGGAATCGCTGCCATACGTGCCAAGTGCTAATTATGCAGAAGAAATAATAAGAGGTAACAGGAGGAGGTCCAGGCTGTCACATTACCCTGTGTACGTGCTGGAAAATAGGAGCGGCCAGGGCTGGTTAGTGAGCTAATCCTGACACAGCAACTGTTCTTATCTCAGCCTCATATATAAACTGGAGCTCCAAAAGCCCTGATCCATTTCCCTGAGAGCAACAGGACCCAGGATAGGACCACCTGCCACAGAACACTTGTAGCCCTTTTGCACCAACCAGAAGAGGACCACCAGCCCCTCTGCACTGGGGAACAGCAGCACTATCCCTTCTGTACCACCTGCACCACAGAGGACATCAATACTTTTTTGTGCTCTTCTACACCAAGTACACAACTTTAGCGCCCCCCACTGCGCAAGAAGCAAAACAACTTTCCAAGTGCTCCACCATCCTGCACAGGTGCTTTCTTGAACGCCAACCTCTGGCTCTACAGCGTTTCAGTCCCACCTTCCTTCTAGACTCTGCTGCATTAAATTTGTACGGATCCCTCTGCCTAAGACTACTCACCCTGGCTAATACACCGCCAGTTGCCTGCTACCATATGCTCTCTGCCCAAAGGGAGAGCAAAAAGAGTAGGTATCTGAGCCACATTATTAGCTGACAGTGGCTCTACACCTGACCCCACTGCAAGACCTCTGAATTCCAAGAACCCACTGTAAGGACCACCAGTGCCCACAATGGGTCGCTACACCGGGAAGACCTGCAGACTCATCTTCATGTTGGTCATCACAGTCATCTTTTTTGTGGCAGAGTTAGTTTCGGGCTACTTGGGCAACTCCATCGCCCTAATCTCTGACTCCTTTAACATGCTGTCAGATTTGATCTCTCTGTGTGTTGGCATCACAGCCTCCCGTATATCTAGGCGACAGAGCAGGGGACCCCAAGCTACCTACGGGTACACTCGAGCGGAAGTGGTGGGGGCACTGTGCAATGCCGTCTTCCTCACCGCTCTCTGCtttaccatcttggtggactctaTACTAAGACTGGCCAAACCTGAAAAAATTGATGATCCTGAGTTGGTGTTGATCGTTGGCACACTTGGGTTGGGAGTAAACATCGTGGGTCTATTGGTTTTCCAAGACTATAGATCGTGCATGCGCTGCTTATTTGGGCCTAAAGACCAACAGGGATCAGAGGTGCCCACAGAAACCTCCAATGATCGCATCAACGTCACCCCTTACCAAAGCGGAAGGAGCCAAGGATCTGAGAGCCCGGACAACAATTTAGCAGGTGCCTTTCGATTATTTTACAAGGGAATTTGGGATAGAACTATAAGCGTTGGGTACATTATGATATTTCAATCTTTTTCCTGAAATTTCCTAAAAAATGTTAAGTAGATATTGCTTTTCCATTATCTTAAAATTTATACAAGAGGGTCCATCTCTTAAGGTATTAGGTAAGCTCACTTTTGGCTGTTGTAGAACCTTCTGAAGTCCTCTTTTTTGGACGGCCATTTTGTAATTAGTGCAATAATTAAAAATCTTACAGTGCATTGAATCTTTGTACTTTTACATGTTAGCACCCTGGGTCACCAAGGGTTAATGGCTTCATAAATTCCTAGTTGTCCTTATCTCACATAAACTTACAAAGTGCAGTCATGGGCTCCCTGATAGCGCTGTCTGCAGATAAGGACACCCAtttgtaaaatgcaaaaaaatgtagACACTTTggaaaattttgacaattttttttttgaatAGGCAACAACAGTTACAGATGACTCGAAGCAAATTAATGACTCGATTCTTGCTTCTTCCAGGAGTAAAGGGCAAATATTACACAACAGGCACCACTACTGTTCACTCTGACAGTGGCGGTAATGCTGACAGTCAGCAATCCATTTTTTGTGGTTGCCACAATGCATCACTGTCTAACCTGCGCCTTAAGATATTTTCCAGTCCTTGTAAGCAAAAAATATATTATAGGAAGTTTCATATATGGTTAGCCCATGTATTTTATTTAGTTTTGAAAAAAGACCTAAGTTTGTAAATGTCTATGAATTTAAAGGAGAAGTTTATTACTTAAAGGAGAAGTTCACCAACAATTATGAGATGAAATGCTGGGCATCTGCCTTCAGATCAAAACACAACTGTGTACATACTTGCCGTTCCAAAATCACTTTTGGAGACCAAATTGTTATAATTACTAAGGACCTTTTTTATTAACAGTTCAGGATCTCAATCTTGCAGGTCTTGGTTAAAGGCAACTTTCCCTTTAAATGCTAATAATGAACATATTTAGTACTGTTCTCACATAATTACAGACAGTTAATAAATGCAATGCAGTCCAGCAGGTTACCAGCTGAAATGTCACCTGTGACCTTAAAAATAATCAACAGTTCAGAGGAGGTCAGGGTAGATAATATTTTAGAGGATGTTCTTTATCTGTAGACATTAATATGGACAACAAgtaggaggagctgagcagatttgTATGTAGTTTAGTTGAGAAAAGTTTGGCATAACCTATGTTTTATTAATATGGCTCCTATCTTATTTTatccttaggagtccagtgggcgtgtCTTACTTTTTCACATAGATCACTGGATagtaccgcccactggactccaaaGGTCATAATGGGTAAGGATTTAAATAAATAAACTGCAAGCTATAAAGAATAATTTCTCATAAACCAACATACACATCTGCTCTGTTCCTCCTGATCTAGAACTTGCTAAACATAGATAAGACACCATGTACAATGTAGGTTTCCTTTAAGAACTGGGTCAAATTGTGAATTTATGTTTGATGGCATGGAGGGTCTTCTGTGTAGACAAAATTACTTTGTCATTTCCATAAAACAGAAATTCAGGTCAAGTAATCATTGCCAAAAATTTACAATAGAGTTTAGTGGCATTAGGTCAAAAATGTGAAAATCCAGTTCcatgaaaagtcaccatctggtcCAAGCGTAATGCTCGGTTCTTCTCTGAAGCCCTCATGGTCATTAGGCGTTACATCATCTTTTCGTTTTGGTAGAGTTCACCGGTTAGGTCGTAAATGAAGAATATCCTGAAGGTTCCTCTGATTCGTCTCACACGACCTCCGTCCGATAATTCTGGggaatgtattattatgttgtcaATCGTGAAACTGATTTTTTGAAAAAACTGGTGTTTCTTCTGTTTGTagaatttatacacaacacagcgttTCTTCTTTGGCCATAGGTGACAATATAGATGACCAAGAATCTGACCTAGGAGAAGTAAAGGGCAAGAATGAAAAGGACGCGGCCGCCCTCAACATTAGAGGTAATACAAATGTGGCTTTGTAGACAGCAGTCCCGTTTACATCTTCACTAGGACAATAAGGTCAAATGCTCCTACACCATGATGGTATTGTCCAAAAATGATGGGTAACATAGGCACAAGCTctgtttatatttatatttttggctACATTGGAGGTATACTGCACATCTGGAGTCTACCTCAATttatttcacctatatatgtccatTGGCTCCCATATGCCCAACGAATGTCCAAAGAATGACCTTAGCTCTACCTAGTTTTTTTTCAGCTACTCTCCACCTCATCTTGCTTTTATAATCAGATTTTTCTAAAAATAAGATTCATCAGAGCCCAAATCATACTTTCAATATCCTTTCTAGATTTACAGCTAGCCAGAGTAAAAATACAATTTTTGATATTTCATTAAGCACTAGTATCTTCTACGTGTACCTCTGAATGGTGTCTTCAGTGTCTTCAAGATGTACTGTTTGACCCTATTGTCCCATTAGCCATACTAGCCAACCACAATAATTGTGGAGTTTTCATTTGCATAACCATACACCCTAGAACAGGCTACTCTTCATCCATCCCCAATGTGCctaagaatgctggagataagtatCATGGCTAAGAAAACACCGGTGGAGCGTTGCATTCCAGAAATTCCGGTAGGCTTCCATGGAGATTGGCCAACTCTTCGAGGAGTCTGAGAGGCACCATTTTTTATCTGGAGCCTCCTGGAAGTTTTGTAAGAGTTGGAAAGTCCTATAGCATAAAAGAAGGTAATCATCAATCTAATATATCAGTTGCTAGGACTTATGGCTCTACCTGCACCCTCTGTATAATACAATATCCTGCTCGGGGCCTTGGATTTCTCCGCAGCAGCCCTGACTCCGTTCTTCTATCAAGCTTACATAATTACAGGCACTTAATAAATGCAATGTGGTCGAGCAGGTTTCCAGCTGAAATGTCACCGGTGAGGTGTCACATACTGGAAGAATGTGTTCCCAGGACCTCTGTAGATGCAGTTTCCATGGGACATTACTGTTGACCACATGTCACTGCGGCCTGGTCATTGTACCAACGGATGGAGAACTGGTAGCAGGGACCAAACACAGTTTTCAtgtgtaagggtaggtgcacactgaGTCTTTTTGCTGAGCTTTTGGAGCAGAAACCGCTCAGTGCTCATGAGTCATGACATCTTTTAGATGGTGCAAAGATGCTAAGTTTTCCCAAGTGAAGCCGGTATCTTTTTTTCCTGAATCTGTTCCACTGAGGGATTTACTGTCATTTTCGCATTGGCTTCGCCGTTGGTGTCTTTAGAGAGCGGGTGGTGCCCAAAGAATGAActtgttacttcttttaactaCTCCAGGGTTCCCGAATCTTGAAGTGGTTGAAAGAAGTAACTAAATACTAAATGTGTACAGCCATGTCGTTTTGGTAATGCTGtgcattttgttcattttttgctgcatttttacggCATTTTTCTGGCGGATTCCAGGCCTGAAGATGATGATGTGTGTATATAGCCAGATTCTGTTCCAAAACCTCCTCAAAAACTCTGTGTGCATACACCCTATTTGGTTTTTGTGGTGGGGATTGAATCGTTGGCCACCTCCAGCAAGTCATTTAATGTTAATCTTAACCCAGCAATGGCACCatgacaatctatatatataaagctgagtgtatgtttgtatgtatcaagccacgcccactccatgTAGCCTCGCCaactccacatagccacactccCTCCACATGCAAAGCCCTGCCCACATGGTCCATGTTGTTAGCGCAcacgggcggagacacattcacctcgaaagccaccctgcaaaactcactggCTGCAACGTCCCAGCcactgcgagctacaatcagggcctccgccttcagagtatcagtgtgcggcaggcacaggccacatgaaGCTCCGTCATGACTAAAATGGAGTTGTTTCTGTGAGACATGATTTCAAGGGAAAAGGAGGAGCCTCATGatttacaccgctgtgctcattaAAGGAAGTTGCTGTGtacgtgtgaggggaaaatgagaggagtgagaggaaaaTGTGAGGAGTGACGTGAAAATGAGAGTgagaggaaaatgagaggcgtgacgtgaaaatgaggagtgaggggaaaaggagaggagtgaggggaaaaggagaggagtgaggggaaaaggagaggagtgaggggaaaaggagaggagtgaggggaaaaggagaggagtgaggggaaaaggaggagtgaggggaaaatgtgaGGAGTGAGAGGAAAATGTGAGGAGTGAGAGGAAAATGTGAGGCGTGAGAGGAAAATGTGAGGCGTGAGAGGAAAATGTGAGGCGTGAGAGGAAAATGTGAGGCGTGAGAGGAAAATGTGAGGCGTGAGAGGAAAATGTGAAGCGTGAAaagaaaatgagaggagtgggggaaaacgagaggagtgaggggaaaatgaagagGAGTGGAAAATgacatgtgaggggaaaatgacagatgtgtggGGAAAATGAAAGAAGTTTGTGTTGCAAAtccgtagtgttgaatatatgatgtgaaatgtttttatgtgcaatataatcattataatgtgttataactaaccacagctagttactatgcctgggcaatgccgggctcttcagctagtatatatataattttaatttACACGGATTTTCCTGTCTCTACAGGCGTTCTGCTTCATGTAATGGGTGACGCACTGGGGTCTGTGGTTGTTGTGGTGGCAGCCGTCATATTTTATGTACGACCACTGTCGGCTGAAGCGACATGCAACTGGCAGTGCTACATCGATCCCAGCCTGACAGTAGTGATGGTGGCCATCATTTTATTTTCTGCCTTCCCACTCATTAAAGAGACAGCCACCATCCTGCTTCAGATGGTCCCCAAAGGCATCAACGTTGGAGAAATTGGTAAGAATAATACATTCCTTCATTCCCTTCACGCTGTACTATTGAAAGAATTTAGGATTTTACAAACCAGCCAAGGATTGCTACTTTGTTCAAGCACATCCATGATCTACTAATTGAGTCTGGTATGTCGCTAGCCAGATCATTGTATTAATTGCCTGATGAATGGTTGACTGGGCACGTGGGGACCAATCCTTAACAAAAAAGGCTATAAAGTTTATTCAAATAATTTTGGGTCTACTTTCTGTGATACATTTATTACTTTTTgctaatatctataatataacattaggagcgtcactctgtccgaagcctttatagactgcgcaagtgtgACACTCCTGCGCAGTCTGGAACCCACAGAGTTAAGCATCTAGGGATGAGGATTGTGGCTCAGGTGGGTTGTGGCGCTGGAattggcgcctgcgcagtccgcgctttcccgcgccatttttatactgaatctatatataaaatacgtcagcggagcaatccagtcactttctactgaatatatatagataatacgtcACAgcagcaagccagtgactttttactgcacatgacagaatgggggcgcaggatgggagcagcacatgacagaatgggggcacaggatggcagcagcacatgacagaatgggggtccaggatggaagcagcacataccaggatggagaccatgtaccgatataaatgctcgccacctgggggtagaatgggttcaatagctagtaaatatatatatatatatatatatatatatatatatatatatatatatatacatacagtatatgtatatttttgttgtgtttttcacaattttttcaACGCAGTGTACCACTTAAATACATTTTGAATAGTTTTCTTTATTTTTGCTGTTGGTATTTATATGGAGGACACACAGTTTACGATCATGAGGAGTGGAACTAACAGTTGTGGATTGGGCCATGAATGCTCTTTCATTTATCAACTGACattaatttttctcttttttctttaaagaaacactcctatgaaagtttttatcctctttttatattgcaatcatcatattatatagtaccgtgtacctacaattgctcattttgcccttctatccagttaattctcttttccattagatatATGATATCACATGATTATTAACAGACTAGctgatccttctaagctctataaagatacaggaagtctcttttccctgcatgagtcatcattagaacaacAATTCTACATCGCTGCTATGTCCCTGCCAGCCCAGCTCTACCTCCTAttcaattcctgacccagctgctccctcctcccccctaCTAGGGGAATTATAGTTCTGATGATGACTCATGcatggaaaattgacctcctgcttctacatagagcttagaagcatTCACCTAGTCTGTTTTAATCACGAGATGTCATGGACTTAAAtggaaaaaaagcagaaaaattAACTAAgttgaaaggcaaaatgagcaattataaatacacaacactgtttaatatgatgatagccatatattaagaagataaaaactttgatgggaagagTGTGTTTTGTCTATGAGTTTTATCTAGGATCATCAGTTCATACAAGATCTTCGAGAAGGGCattgcattttttattattttattgctttttttctgGGAAGTGCAACCTCCTGAGATATCCTGCAGAGCTGATCTGTTAGGACCTGGTGATCCCTGGGACTGGAGAACGTCCTTTGTCATCGCTGCTTACTAAAATGTGGACATGGCGTTCATGTCTGTAGAGACATTGAGAAATTACCCTATGGTCATAGCTGCCTGCATCCAACCCCACCGGACCACCCCAGAACATGACC is a window of Ranitomeya variabilis isolate aRanVar5 chromosome 2, aRanVar5.hap1, whole genome shotgun sequence DNA encoding:
- the SLC30A10 gene encoding calcium/manganese antiporter SLC30A10 isoform X1, encoding MGRYTGKTCRLIFMLVITVIFFVAELVSGYLGNSIALISDSFNMLSDLISLCVGITASRISRRQSRGPQATYGYTRAEVVGALCNAVFLTALCFTILVDSILRLAKPEKIDDPELVLIVGTLGLGVNIVGLLVFQDYRSCMRCLFGPKDQQGSEVPTETSNDRINVTPYQSGRSQGSESPDNNLAGDNIDDQESDLGEVKGKNEKDAAALNIRGVLLHVMGDALGSVVVVVAAVIFYVRPLSAEATCNWQCYIDPSLTVVMVAIILFSAFPLIKETATILLQMVPKGINVGEIGEKISVVPGVKSIHEIHVWELASGKNIATLHVKFQSLESYTLANHIIRKIFHTEGVHAVTLQAEFTEAKDFSLACNAPCISKKCDASLCCSQELAPFGETTGKALKKGKTSQVWYKSNDIITDVENPIDPSFEETPEVKVIANGISSENEALNNKATRF